The following proteins come from a genomic window of Pseudomonadota bacterium:
- the nth gene encoding endonuclease III — MTDARRITRALLRHYPEAGLALHYKTPLQLLVAVILSAQCTDARVNEVTRTLFRKYKQAADFAGADLATFEQEIRPTGFYRNKAKTVIKCCQQLVAAHQGKVPADAEALTQLAGVGHKTANMVLGNAFGAQAIAVDTHVARVSRRLGLAREARAERIEQELMAVIPRDRWTAFSNALILHGRETCTARKPRCCECCLYAECGWPEKPDC; from the coding sequence ATGACCGACGCGCGCAGGATCACCCGGGCGCTGCTGCGACATTACCCGGAAGCGGGGCTCGCCCTGCACTACAAAACACCGCTGCAGCTGCTCGTTGCCGTGATCCTCTCGGCGCAGTGCACGGACGCGCGCGTGAACGAGGTGACACGCACGCTGTTCCGGAAGTACAAGCAGGCCGCCGACTTTGCCGGTGCGGACCTGGCCACCTTCGAGCAGGAGATCCGGCCGACCGGTTTCTACCGCAACAAGGCGAAGACCGTGATCAAGTGCTGCCAGCAGCTGGTGGCCGCACACCAGGGCAAGGTGCCGGCGGACGCGGAGGCACTGACCCAACTCGCCGGTGTGGGGCACAAGACCGCGAACATGGTGCTGGGCAACGCCTTCGGCGCGCAGGCGATCGCGGTGGACACCCATGTCGCGCGCGTGAGCCGGCGCCTGGGACTGGCACGGGAAGCGCGCGCCGAGCGCATCGAACAGGAGCTGATGGCGGTCATCCCCCGGGACCGCTGGACGGCCTTCAGCAATGCGCTGATCCTGCACGGCCGGGAGACCTGCACGGCGCGCAAACCGCGCTGTTGCGAATGCTGCCTGTACGCGGAGTGCGGCTGGCCGGAGAAGCCGGACTGCTGA
- a CDS encoding glycosyltransferase family 2 protein: protein MPMDLSVVIPVKNEQDNILPLLGEIHAALEDRYDYEVIYVDDGSTDTTPAILAGARATYPRLRVLRHDASCGQSTAVRTGVKAARAGWIATLDGDGQNDPADIPGLMAVIQAPERAPDLKLVAGWRKTRRDTWLKRISSKVANAVRGGLLRDRTPDTGCGLKLFERELFLDLPYFDHMHRFLPALALRAGATVQSVEVHHRQRERGSSKYGLHNRLWVGIVDLFGVAWLQRRAKRPVAHEVE, encoded by the coding sequence ATCCCCATGGACCTGTCAGTCGTCATCCCGGTCAAGAACGAACAGGACAATATTCTCCCGCTGCTGGGCGAGATCCACGCGGCGCTGGAAGACCGCTACGACTACGAGGTGATCTACGTCGACGACGGCAGCACCGACACCACGCCCGCGATCCTCGCCGGCGCACGCGCCACCTATCCGCGTCTGCGGGTACTGCGCCACGACGCCAGCTGCGGCCAGAGCACGGCGGTACGTACCGGGGTGAAGGCCGCCCGTGCCGGCTGGATCGCCACCCTGGACGGCGACGGCCAGAACGACCCGGCGGATATCCCCGGCCTGATGGCGGTGATCCAGGCACCGGAGCGGGCGCCCGACCTGAAGCTGGTGGCCGGCTGGCGCAAGACCCGGCGCGACACCTGGCTGAAACGGATCTCCTCGAAGGTCGCGAACGCGGTGCGGGGCGGCCTGCTGCGGGACCGCACGCCGGACACCGGCTGCGGCCTGAAGCTGTTCGAACGCGAACTCTTTCTCGATCTCCCCTATTTCGATCACATGCACCGGTTCCTGCCGGCGCTGGCGCTGCGCGCCGGCGCCACGGTGCAGTCGGTGGAGGTCCATCACCGCCAGCGCGAGCGCGGCAGCAGCAAGTACGGCCTGCACAACCGGCTCTGGGTCGGCATCGTCGACCTGTTCGGCGTCGCCTGGCTGCAGCGCCGCGCGAAGCGGCCGGTCGCGCATGAAGTCGAATAG
- a CDS encoding VTT domain-containing protein, with amino-acid sequence MKSNSTPRMSRLNPQVFLNGLLLIVTLAGIAWLVEITPVRSLLDKAWIEQAVLGQGIRGEVLFLGAGALAVALGAPRQIVSFLAGYAFGIALGTALGLTATLAGCLLNFTYARWFGRALVTAKFRERVHRIEAFVRGNTFQMTLLIRLLPVGNNLVTNLAAGVAGVRATPFLLGSALGYIPQTFVFALIGSGISVDPLYRTAIGATLFLLSGVLGIQLFRRLRHGRRLDAALEQELGVEDT; translated from the coding sequence ATGAAGTCGAATAGCACCCCGCGTATGTCCAGACTCAATCCGCAGGTCTTTCTCAACGGACTGTTGCTGATCGTCACCCTGGCGGGCATCGCCTGGCTGGTGGAGATCACCCCGGTGCGCTCGCTGCTGGACAAGGCCTGGATCGAGCAGGCGGTGCTGGGTCAGGGCATTCGTGGCGAGGTGCTGTTTCTCGGCGCCGGGGCGCTGGCCGTCGCGCTCGGCGCACCCCGCCAGATCGTGAGCTTTCTCGCCGGCTACGCCTTCGGTATCGCGCTGGGCACGGCACTGGGGTTGACGGCGACACTGGCCGGCTGTCTGCTGAACTTCACCTACGCGCGCTGGTTCGGACGCGCCCTGGTCACGGCGAAGTTCCGCGAGCGCGTGCACCGCATCGAGGCGTTCGTGCGCGGCAATACCTTCCAGATGACACTGTTGATCCGGCTGCTGCCGGTCGGCAACAACCTGGTGACCAACCTTGCCGCCGGCGTGGCCGGTGTACGCGCCACGCCCTTCCTGCTCGGCTCGGCACTCGGCTACATCCCGCAGACCTTCGTGTTCGCGCTGATCGGCAGCGGCATCAGCGTCGACCCGCTCTACCGCACCGCAATCGGCGCAACCCTGTTCCTGCTCTCCGGCGTGCTCGGCATCCAGCTGTTCCGCCGGCTCCGCCACGGTCGGCGCCTGGACGCGGCGCTGGAGCAGGAACTCGGCGTGGAAGACACCTGA
- a CDS encoding glycosyltransferase family 39 protein, with product MALLLAAAGSLLTFTNLGGKVYWHDETYSSLRVFGHTGAEYYDSMFDGAIHTPAELQRLQHIDESLGLEATFRALASRPEHPPLYYLLARLWSVLFTDPVIALRSLAAVFALLMLPAAYAFSRELFVDPRVAWVAVALLAVSPLHLLYAQEARQYSLWCLAILLSGTALLRALRSGRRLDLLLYACAIALGLYAHILFAVAVFAHAAYLALQRRAYARQALQGCALALAGGVLAFLPWALLFLTALPDVARVIGWMERPLAISALMLSWATSINRVFFDFPGSIVLAPVSLGLVTAALVLLVRRTPPQHWLLPALLLAVTAGVVIVPDLLDEGRRSLHTRYLLPALLMLQLGVAWLIGCNLVLRTRRGMLAAAAALLLVGGGLASQLAIVASNQWWNKGFSAGNADIAARINAAERPLLISTMGEVNPGELLSLSYYLKDQARLLLLHDYKLPELPAGFDRYFVLRAIWDTAQAQQRGYRLERLTRDRVLWELHHDESHR from the coding sequence GTGGCACTGCTGCTGGCCGCGGCCGGCTCCCTCCTGACGTTCACCAACCTCGGCGGCAAGGTCTACTGGCACGACGAGACCTACTCCTCGCTGCGGGTGTTCGGTCACACCGGTGCCGAGTACTACGACAGCATGTTCGATGGCGCCATCCATACACCGGCTGAATTGCAGCGCCTGCAGCATATCGATGAAAGCCTGGGTCTGGAGGCCACCTTCCGGGCCCTGGCCAGCCGTCCCGAGCATCCACCCCTGTATTACCTGCTGGCCAGGCTGTGGTCCGTACTGTTCACCGATCCGGTCATCGCGTTGCGCAGCCTCGCGGCCGTCTTCGCACTGCTGATGCTGCCCGCTGCCTACGCATTCAGCCGGGAGCTGTTCGTCGACCCGCGCGTCGCATGGGTCGCCGTCGCCCTGCTCGCGGTCTCGCCGCTGCATCTGTTGTATGCGCAGGAGGCACGCCAGTATTCGCTCTGGTGCCTGGCCATCCTGCTTTCCGGTACCGCCCTGCTGCGTGCGCTACGCAGCGGGCGGCGCCTGGATTTGCTGCTGTATGCATGCGCTATCGCGCTCGGCCTGTACGCCCACATCCTGTTCGCCGTCGCGGTTTTTGCCCATGCCGCCTACCTGGCGCTGCAGCGACGTGCGTATGCACGGCAGGCACTCCAGGGCTGCGCCCTGGCACTGGCCGGCGGCGTGCTGGCGTTCCTGCCCTGGGCCCTGCTGTTTCTGACGGCACTGCCTGACGTGGCCCGGGTGATCGGCTGGATGGAGCGCCCGCTCGCCATATCCGCGCTTATGCTGAGCTGGGCGACCAGCATCAACCGGGTATTCTTCGACTTCCCCGGCAGCATCGTGCTCGCGCCGGTGAGCCTGGGACTGGTGACCGCGGCGCTGGTCCTGCTCGTGCGACGCACACCACCACAGCACTGGCTGCTGCCGGCGCTGCTGCTGGCAGTCACCGCCGGCGTCGTGATCGTGCCGGACCTGCTGGATGAAGGCCGGCGTTCTCTGCATACCCGCTATCTGCTGCCCGCGCTGCTGATGCTGCAGCTGGGCGTAGCCTGGCTGATCGGCTGCAACCTCGTGCTGCGCACGCGCCGGGGCATGCTCGCCGCGGCGGCAGCCCTGCTGCTGGTCGGCGGCGGCCTGGCCTCGCAGCTGGCCATCGTTGCCTCCAATCAATGGTGGAACAAAGGCTTCAGCGCCGGGAATGCCGACATCGCCGCCCGCATCAATGCCGCGGAGCGACCCCTGCTGATCAGTACCATGGGAGAAGTCAATCCGGGCGAGCTGCTCTCCCTCAGCTACTATCTGAAGGACCAGGCACGCCTGCTGCTGCTGCATGACTACAAGCTGCCGGAACTGCCCGCCGGATTCGACCGCTATTTCGTCCTGCGCGCGATCTGGGACACGGCGCAGGCGCAGCAACGGGGTTACCGACTGGAACGCCTGACCCGGGACCGGGTCCTGTGGGAGCTGCACCATGATGAATCGCACCGATAG
- a CDS encoding acyltransferase — MMNRTDSAPGDAPAGGRAPQPDSANAGRDAAIDFLRAAGILYIVGYWHLVPYTQSFPGYGNIYTEFLKDIALGSFVFCSGVLLARRPLAPSWSALAAFYRRRVLRIYPLYVIALLLFGVAGLASQAVVLNALLLMSMFLPPAPYTLWFVCMIMTFYLLTPPLLWLAEYPYALLLAGSTLLALGSAWHLAVHPLDTRLLQYLPCFLAGIAWTRMPALAGACARRSVLVLGVLVAAFLWYRVLYGQGLEAALGRIPAILAGTVLLYQSSVRQAGYLRARWLTHLAYASFCIYLFHRPVFHYLIGLHFPEDAWLRLAWLLGVALPLTVVLAYAVQTSYDRLLGYLQPARTPAGP; from the coding sequence ATGATGAATCGCACCGATAGTGCACCCGGCGACGCGCCGGCCGGGGGCAGGGCCCCGCAGCCGGACAGCGCCAACGCAGGCCGGGATGCGGCCATCGATTTCCTGCGTGCTGCCGGCATCCTCTACATCGTCGGTTACTGGCACCTAGTGCCCTACACGCAGTCCTTTCCCGGCTATGGGAACATCTACACCGAGTTCCTCAAGGACATTGCACTCGGCAGCTTCGTGTTCTGCTCCGGCGTGCTGCTTGCCCGCCGCCCGCTCGCGCCGTCCTGGTCCGCGCTGGCCGCGTTCTACCGGCGGCGCGTCCTGCGTATCTACCCGCTGTACGTGATCGCGCTGCTGCTCTTCGGCGTCGCCGGCCTGGCCAGTCAGGCCGTGGTGCTGAACGCGCTGCTGTTAATGTCCATGTTCCTGCCACCGGCGCCCTATACCCTCTGGTTCGTGTGCATGATCATGACCTTCTACCTGCTGACGCCGCCGCTGCTGTGGCTGGCCGAGTACCCGTACGCCTTGCTGCTCGCCGGTTCCACCCTGCTGGCACTGGGAAGTGCCTGGCACCTGGCGGTGCATCCACTGGACACACGCCTGCTCCAGTACCTGCCGTGTTTTCTGGCGGGCATCGCCTGGACACGTATGCCGGCGCTGGCCGGCGCCTGCGCCAGACGCAGCGTGCTCGTGCTGGGTGTGCTGGTCGCGGCCTTTCTGTGGTACCGCGTGCTGTACGGACAGGGGCTGGAGGCCGCCCTCGGCCGGATCCCGGCCATCCTAGCCGGCACCGTGCTGCTGTACCAGAGCAGCGTGCGCCAGGCGGGATACCTGCGCGCGCGGTGGCTCACGCATCTCGCCTATGCCAGCTTCTGCATTTACCTGTTCCACCGCCCGGTCTTTCATTATCTGATCGGGCTGCACTTCCCGGAAGACGCCTGGCTACGGCTGGCCTGGCTGCTCGGCGTGGCATTGCCGCTGACCGTGGTACTGGCCTACGCCGTGCAGACGAGCTATGACCGCCTGCTCGGCTACTTGCAGCCGGCGCGCACGCCCGCGGGACCGTGA
- a CDS encoding sterol desaturase family protein yields the protein MNLNDFILDHEVTIRLGCFLGVFAVMAVWELLAPRRRLQAPKAVRWASNLGLVFLNSLILRLLFPAAAVGMAVFAATQGWGLFNYVTVPPWVAFVAALVVLDFCIWLQHVMVHAVPLLWRLHRVHHADLDIDVTTGARFHPLEILLSMLIKFAVILLLGPPLVAVIVFEALLNATAMFNHSNVRIPSRIDRLLRLVLVTPDMHRVHHSVADDETNSNFGFNLPWWDRLFGTYRAQPRAGHTGMTIGIHTFRSQRWCSWLPGMLAIPFVGGVRGYAINRRQWREGDER from the coding sequence ATGAACCTGAACGATTTCATCCTGGACCACGAGGTCACGATCCGCCTGGGTTGCTTCCTGGGCGTGTTCGCCGTCATGGCGGTGTGGGAACTGCTCGCACCCCGGCGGCGCCTGCAGGCGCCGAAGGCCGTGCGCTGGGCCAGCAACCTCGGCCTGGTGTTCCTCAACAGTCTCATCCTGCGGCTGCTGTTTCCCGCCGCCGCGGTGGGTATGGCGGTATTTGCCGCTACGCAGGGCTGGGGCCTGTTCAACTACGTCACGGTGCCGCCCTGGGTGGCGTTCGTGGCGGCGCTCGTGGTGCTCGACTTCTGCATCTGGCTGCAGCACGTGATGGTGCACGCGGTGCCTTTGCTGTGGCGCCTGCATCGCGTGCATCACGCCGACCTCGACATCGACGTGACCACGGGGGCGCGCTTCCATCCGCTGGAGATCCTGCTGTCCATGCTGATCAAGTTCGCGGTGATCCTGCTGCTGGGCCCGCCGCTGGTTGCCGTGATCGTGTTCGAGGCGCTGCTGAACGCGACGGCCATGTTCAATCACAGCAACGTCCGCATCCCATCACGCATCGACCGGCTGCTGCGGCTGGTGCTGGTCACGCCGGACATGCACCGCGTGCACCACTCCGTCGCGGACGACGAGACCAACAGCAATTTCGGCTTCAACCTGCCCTGGTGGGACCGCCTGTTCGGCACCTACCGCGCCCAGCCGCGCGCCGGCCATACGGGCATGACCATCGGCATCCACACCTTCCGCAGCCAGCGCTGGTGCAGCTGGCTGCCGGGCATGCTGGCGATCCCTTTCGTCGGCGGGGTGCGGGGCTATGCGATCAACCGCCGCCAGTGGCGCGAGGGCGATGAGCGTTAG
- a CDS encoding TolC family protein has product MRQRLLVWTAACCALLTLCSGNAAPDAAGLTLDEALARVLERNPTLQAAGLASRAAAARIRQAAQPNPWRAGLELENFAGNGATRGIAALETTLSLSRVLQTGAQPRLRGELARQEAALLDTEQEGQRLDLLADGAQRFIAVAATQARVQIAAAARDAAALTLAAVERRVHAGKSADAERATAAIALARAELDLAGVDSEFESARQALATTWGETAPDFDRVAADLYDLPAVAPYATLETWLAHNPDLARYATTARINAARAQLARAARRPDVELAAGVRHLSEPNDTALVLSASLPLGAARRAGPAIDEAEAQTLREPLLAEERRLALHSTLFALHRQLAHGRAAVAILRERIIPAATRALDDYRRGYDAGRYAWLELVNAQDTLRDAQRELLDTAASWHRTRIELDRLTGGRLLTGDAS; this is encoded by the coding sequence ATGAGACAACGCCTGCTGGTATGGACGGCGGCATGCTGTGCGCTGCTCACGCTCTGCAGCGGCAATGCCGCGCCGGACGCTGCCGGCCTCACCCTGGACGAGGCGCTCGCGCGGGTGCTGGAACGCAACCCGACCCTGCAGGCCGCAGGCCTCGCCAGCCGTGCGGCCGCGGCGCGCATCCGCCAAGCCGCGCAGCCCAATCCCTGGCGCGCCGGGCTCGAATTGGAAAACTTCGCGGGCAACGGCGCCACGCGCGGCATCGCCGCGCTCGAGACGACACTGAGCCTGTCGCGCGTGCTGCAGACCGGGGCGCAGCCGCGGCTGCGCGGTGAACTGGCGCGACAGGAAGCGGCCCTGCTCGACACCGAGCAGGAAGGGCAACGGCTCGACCTGCTGGCCGACGGCGCACAGCGTTTCATTGCCGTGGCGGCCACGCAGGCCCGCGTGCAGATCGCGGCAGCCGCACGGGACGCGGCCGCGCTCACCCTGGCGGCCGTGGAGCGCCGCGTCCACGCCGGCAAGTCGGCGGACGCCGAGCGCGCGACGGCGGCGATCGCGCTGGCGCGCGCCGAACTGGACCTGGCCGGTGTGGACAGCGAGTTCGAGAGCGCACGCCAGGCGCTGGCCACGACCTGGGGCGAGACGGCACCCGACTTCGACCGCGTGGCGGCAGACCTGTACGACCTGCCGGCAGTGGCTCCCTACGCCACGCTGGAGACCTGGCTCGCGCACAACCCGGACCTTGCGCGCTACGCCACCACGGCACGTATCAACGCGGCGCGCGCGCAACTCGCCCGCGCCGCGCGCCGCCCCGATGTTGAACTGGCCGCCGGCGTGCGCCACCTGAGCGAACCTAACGATACGGCGCTGGTGCTTTCCGCCAGCCTCCCGCTCGGCGCGGCGCGGCGCGCCGGACCGGCCATCGACGAGGCCGAGGCGCAGACGCTACGCGAACCGCTGCTCGCGGAGGAACGCCGGCTGGCGCTGCACAGCACGCTGTTCGCGCTGCACCGGCAGCTCGCGCACGGCCGAGCGGCCGTCGCCATCCTGCGCGAGCGCATCATACCGGCCGCCACCCGGGCGCTGGACGATTACCGGCGCGGCTACGACGCCGGGCGCTATGCCTGGCTGGAACTGGTCAACGCCCAGGACACCTTGCGCGACGCGCAGCGCGAACTGCTCGATACGGCCGCGTCCTGGCACCGCACCCGCATCGAACTCGACCGCCTCACGGGCGGCCGGCTGCTGACAGGAGACGCATCATGA
- a CDS encoding efflux RND transporter periplasmic adaptor subunit, which yields MKRSPHLLLTLLLTSGTATTTLLQLHAADMHDHDQGPAHTHTSADGHDDEPESEHAHGHGHDDHAEVVPRGPHGGRLLAHDGFALEITLYETGVPPEFHVYAYDDGAPVAPEAVTLQIALARLGGRTDRFDFLPQTDYLRGQGEVGEPHSFDVSVKARYLDREYQWHYESHEGRTHIAAAMAREAGIATATAGPAGIRETLVLTGRVRTDPDRLSRVRARFPGVIQSLRRELGDTVQAGDTLASVQSNESLQNYAVQAPIGGVIVTRSAQVGEATGDDPLFVIADLSQVWVELDVFGRDLQRVRAGQAVAIETFDGYRANGVIDWVSPLATHASQSVSARVRLPNPDGALRPGQFAQGEVTVAEHTVPLAVRQSAVQRFRDAAVVFARYGETYEVRMLETGRHNREWIEVLGGLEPGTEYVTVNSYLIKADIEKAGAGHEH from the coding sequence ATGAAGCGCAGCCCCCACCTGCTCCTGACCCTGCTGCTGACCTCGGGCACTGCCACCACGACGTTGCTGCAACTGCACGCCGCCGACATGCACGATCACGACCAGGGTCCGGCTCACACCCACACCAGCGCCGACGGGCATGACGACGAACCCGAATCGGAACACGCGCATGGCCACGGCCACGACGACCACGCGGAGGTCGTACCGCGCGGCCCGCACGGCGGGCGCCTGCTCGCACACGACGGTTTCGCACTCGAGATCACGCTCTACGAAACCGGTGTGCCGCCCGAGTTCCACGTCTATGCCTATGACGACGGCGCCCCCGTGGCGCCGGAGGCGGTCACGCTGCAGATCGCGCTCGCCCGGCTCGGCGGCCGCACCGACCGCTTCGACTTCCTGCCGCAGACGGACTACCTGCGTGGCCAGGGCGAGGTCGGGGAACCGCACTCCTTCGATGTCAGCGTCAAGGCCCGCTACCTGGACAGGGAATATCAGTGGCACTACGAGAGTCACGAGGGGCGCACGCACATCGCCGCGGCCATGGCGCGCGAGGCCGGGATCGCAACGGCCACCGCGGGGCCGGCCGGCATCCGCGAAACGCTGGTGCTGACCGGACGCGTGCGCACCGATCCGGACCGCCTGTCGCGCGTACGCGCACGCTTCCCCGGGGTGATCCAGTCGCTGCGTCGCGAACTCGGCGACACGGTGCAGGCCGGTGACACGCTGGCGAGCGTGCAGAGCAACGAGAGCCTGCAGAACTACGCCGTGCAGGCGCCCATCGGTGGCGTGATCGTCACGCGCAGCGCCCAGGTGGGCGAGGCCACCGGCGACGATCCGCTGTTCGTCATCGCCGATCTGTCGCAGGTGTGGGTCGAGCTGGACGTGTTCGGGCGCGACCTGCAGCGCGTGCGCGCGGGCCAGGCCGTGGCGATCGAGACCTTCGACGGCTACCGTGCCAATGGCGTGATCGACTGGGTGTCGCCGCTGGCCACGCATGCCAGCCAGAGCGTATCCGCACGGGTGCGCCTGCCCAATCCCGACGGCGCGCTGCGCCCGGGCCAGTTCGCGCAGGGCGAGGTCACCGTCGCCGAGCATACCGTACCGCTCGCCGTGCGGCAGTCGGCCGTGCAGCGTTTCCGCGATGCCGCGGTGGTGTTCGCGCGCTACGGCGAGACCTACGAGGTGCGCATGCTGGAGACCGGGCGCCATAACCGCGAATGGATCGAGGTGCTCGGCGGGCTCGAGCCGGGCACCGAATACGTCACGGTCAACAGCTACCTGATCAAGGCCGACATCGAGAAGGCCGGGGCCGGCCACGAGCACTGA